CTCGGCGCCCGCCGGCAGCAGGAGCCGGAGGAAGCCGTAGATCTTCTCGTCCGTGAGCCGCTCGCCGTCGATCTCGGCGTGGACGAGGTCGCTGATGAGGTCCCCGCGAGGGTGGGCGCGCCGGTCCTCCACGATCGGGGCCAGGTAGTCGCGCATGGCCCGCGAGGCGGCCATCCCGACCTCCGGGTGCAGCGGCCCGGTGTTGATCTGCTCGGCCCACTCGTGGAACTGGGCGCTGTCCTCGAGGGGCACCCCGACCAGCCCGCAGATCACCTGCACCGGGTACTTGCTGGTGATGGCCTCGACGAGGTCGGCCTCGCCTCGGGGCGCGATCTCGTCGAGCAGCCGGGTGATCGTCGGGCGCACCAGCGCCGCGTCCCACCGCTCGAGCGCCGAGGCCCGGAAGGCGTGGGCGACGAGGTTGCGGTAGCTGCGGTGCTCCTGTCCGTCCATGGCCAGGATCAGCTCACCCATGTACTGCCCGATGTGCTCAGCGTTGATCGACGACGAGAACCGCTGGCCGTCCCGGAGCACGGCCTCGACGTCGGCGAACGTCGTCACCGAGAACATCGGGCGATCGGTGAACCCGAGGGTCGCCGAGTGGCTGCGGAACACGGGGCACTCGTGACGGGCCCGCTCCCAGATCGGGTACGGCTGGCCGGTGGCGAAGTCGAGCTCGTAGTCGAACTCGGGTGTGGTCGCCTGGCTCACCGATC
The genomic region above belongs to Acidimicrobiia bacterium and contains:
- a CDS encoding cytochrome P450 codes for the protein MSQATTPEFDYELDFATGQPYPIWERARHECPVFRSHSATLGFTDRPMFSVTTFADVEAVLRDGQRFSSSINAEHIGQYMGELILAMDGQEHRSYRNLVAHAFRASALERWDAALVRPTITRLLDEIAPRGEADLVEAITSKYPVQVICGLVGVPLEDSAQFHEWAEQINTGPLHPEVGMAASRAMRDYLAPIVEDRRAHPRGDLISDLVHAEIDGERLTDEKIYGFLRLLLPAGAETTFRVMGNALTGLLTHPDLMVRVRADRSLLPAVIEETLRWETSVTQVSRVAAADAEVGGCPIPKGAAISVITGSANHDEARYEHADEFDPDRPTQNHLAFGTGQHQCLGMHLARLELGVGLDLILDRLPNLRLDPDQPPPVIAGLAFRGPVSLPVRFDPS